Proteins co-encoded in one Astyanax mexicanus isolate ESR-SI-001 chromosome 1, AstMex3_surface, whole genome shotgun sequence genomic window:
- the LOC103026930 gene encoding RAC-alpha serine/threonine-protein kinase produces the protein MGEVVIVKEGWLHKRGEYIKTWRPRYFLLKSDGTFIGYKERPQDVDQLETPLNNFSVAQCQLMKTERPKPNTFIIRCLQWTTVIERTFHVETPEEREEWTKAIQAVADGLQEQERMDASSVPMDTDTEMSLAKPRLRVTMHDFEYLKLLGKGTFGKVILVKERASGKYYAMKILKKDVIVAKDEVTHTLTENRVLQSSKHPFLTGLKHSFQTKDRLCFVMEYANGGELFFHLSRDRVFSEERARFYGAEIVSALDYLHSEKNVVYRDLKLENLMLDKDGHIKITDFGLCKEGITEGATMKTFCGTPEYLAPEVLEDNDYGRAVDWWGLGVVMYEMMCGRLPFYSQDHEKLFELILMEEIRFPRTLSPEAKDLLAGLLQKDPKQRLGGGPEDAKEIMQHKFFAGIEWKDVYEKKLAPPFKPQVTSETDTRYFDVEFTGQAITITPPGQDESMEMLDGDKRPHFPQFSYSASGTA, from the exons GAGAATATATAAAGACGTGGAGGCCGCGATATTTCCTGCTGAAGAGCGACGGGACGTTTATCGGGTATAAAGAACGGCCGCAGGACGTGGATCAGCTGGAGACTCCGCTCAATAACTTCTCAGTGGCAC AATGCCAGCTGATGAAGACAGAGAGACCCAAACCGAACACCTTCATCATCCGCTGCCTGCAGTGGACCACAGTAATCGAGCGCACGTTTCATGTGGAAACTCCCGAAGAAAG GGAGGAGTGGACGAAGGCTATTCAGGCCGTGGCTGATGGGCTGCAGGAGCAAGAGCGGATGGATGCTTCATCTGTTCCCATGGATACGGACACAGAGATGAGCCTGGCCAAACCTCGTCTCAGAGTG ACCATGCATGACTTTGAATACCTCAAGCTGCTGGGGAAAGGCACGTTTGGGAAGGTGATCTTAGTAAAGGAGAGAGCAAGCGGTAAATACTACGCTATGAAGATCCTGAAGAAGGATGTGATTGTAGCTAAA GATGAAGTAactcacacacttacagagaACAGAGTGTTACAGAGCTCCAAACACCCATTCCTTACG ggtCTAAAGCACTCGTTTCAGACTAAAGATCGGCTGTGCTTTGTGATGGAGTATGCTAACGGAGGAGAG CTCTTTTTCCATTTATCACGGGACCGCGTGTTTTCCGAAGAGAGGGCACGCTTCTACGGTGCAGAGATCGTCTCTGCTCTGGACTACCTCCACTCAGAGAAAAACGTGGTTTATAGAGACCTGAAG CTGGAAAACCTGATGCTGGATAAAGACGGTCACATTAAGATCACAGACTTTGGCCTGTGTAAGGAGGGAATAACAGAAGGGGCTACgatgaaaacattctgtggaacGCCAGAGTACCTGGCTCCAGAG GTTCTGGAGGATAATGATTACGGTCGAGCGGTGGACTGGTGGGGACTGGGAGTGGTGATGTACGAGATGATGTGCGGTCGGCTGCCATTCTACAGTCAGGACCATGAGAAGCTGTTTGAGCTGATCTTAATGGAGGAGATCCGCTTCCCCCGAACACTCAGCCCAGAGGCCAAAGATCTGCTGGCTGGACTTCTGCAAAAAGACCCGAAGCAAAG GTTAGGTGGAGGGCCGGAGGATGCTAAAGAGATCATGCAGCATAAATTCTTTGCCGGTATAGAGTGGAAGGACGTCTATGAAAAGAAG CTCGCTCCACCCTTTAAGCCCCAGGTGACGTCAGAAACGGACACGCGGTATTTTGACGTGGAGTTTACAGGACAAGCCATCACCATCACCCCCCCTGGACAAG ATGAAAGTATGGAGATGCTGGATGGTGACAAAAGACCCCATTTCCCTCAGTTCTCCTACTCGGCCAGCGGcacagcataa